Proteins encoded within one genomic window of Haematospirillum jordaniae:
- the rpsB gene encoding 30S ribosomal protein S2, translating into MALPTFTLRQLVEAGCHFGHNTRRWNPRMKPYLYGVRDGVHIIDLQQTVPLLQRAMEKVREVTSSGGRVLFVGTKRQAQDIVAETARRCGQYYVNHRWLGGMLTNWKTISNSINRLRELEGMFESGAVNSFTKREQLSLTREMEKLDRALGGIKDMGGLPSILFIVDVTKEDLAVAEARKLGIPVVAIVDSNASPEGVDFPVPGNDDAIRAITTYCDLIAGSVLSGIQAEMTAAGVDIGASEAAPVEPVLVAENDSAQAEA; encoded by the coding sequence ATGGCTCTTCCGACATTTACACTGCGTCAGCTGGTCGAAGCTGGCTGCCACTTTGGTCACAACACCCGTCGCTGGAACCCCCGCATGAAGCCCTACCTGTACGGGGTTCGTGATGGAGTTCACATCATTGATCTCCAGCAGACCGTTCCGCTGTTGCAGCGCGCTATGGAAAAAGTGCGTGAAGTCACGTCTTCAGGTGGTCGCGTGCTGTTCGTTGGCACCAAACGTCAGGCTCAGGATATCGTTGCTGAAACAGCGCGTCGCTGCGGACAGTACTACGTCAATCACCGCTGGCTTGGCGGGATGCTGACCAACTGGAAGACAATATCAAACTCCATCAATCGTCTGCGTGAGCTGGAAGGGATGTTCGAGAGCGGTGCTGTCAACAGCTTTACCAAGCGTGAGCAGCTCAGCCTGACCCGCGAGATGGAGAAGCTTGATCGTGCCTTGGGTGGGATCAAGGATATGGGCGGCCTGCCCAGCATTCTCTTTATTGTCGACGTGACAAAGGAAGATCTGGCTGTTGCTGAGGCCCGCAAGCTTGGTATTCCCGTGGTTGCCATCGTTGACTCCAACGCCAGCCCAGAAGGTGTTGATTTCCCCGTTCCAGGTAATGATGATGCCATTCGTGCCATCACCACGTACTGTGATCTGATTGCGGGATCTGTTCTTTCGGGTATCCAGGCAGAGATGACGGCTGCTGGTGTTGATATTGGCGCATCGGAAGCGGCTCCTGTTGAGCCGGTCCTTGTCGCCGAGAATGACAGCGCCCAGGCAGAGGCCTGA
- the tsf gene encoding translation elongation factor Ts — protein MAEITAALVKELRETSGAGMMDCKKALSETGGDLEAAVDWLRKKGLAAAAKKAGRVAAEGLVAVAATGTRAAVVELNAETDFVARNDQFQSLAQGIAQVALGVDGDVDALKAAAFPGSGRTVVDEVTAAIASIGENMNLRRYQALSVSSGIVASYVHTAVKPGLGKIGVLVALESEGDVARLEEVGKQIAMHVAAANPQYLNKDLVDTAALDRERDVLADQARASGKSEDIISKMVDGRLRKFYEEVCLVEQIFVIDGETRISAVIANLAKELGKPVELKGFVRFALGEGVEKQESDFAAEVAAAAGHA, from the coding sequence ATGGCTGAAATTACTGCTGCACTCGTAAAAGAACTGCGTGAAACATCTGGCGCCGGCATGATGGATTGCAAAAAAGCGCTGTCTGAGACTGGTGGGGATCTTGAAGCTGCGGTTGATTGGCTGAGAAAGAAGGGGCTTGCGGCTGCTGCCAAGAAAGCAGGGCGTGTTGCTGCCGAGGGGCTGGTCGCTGTTGCTGCCACCGGCACACGTGCTGCAGTCGTAGAGCTTAATGCTGAAACAGACTTTGTGGCCCGCAATGATCAGTTCCAGTCCCTTGCGCAGGGCATTGCCCAGGTGGCCCTTGGTGTGGATGGTGATGTTGATGCTTTGAAAGCTGCCGCTTTCCCGGGCTCTGGCCGCACTGTTGTTGATGAAGTGACTGCAGCGATTGCCTCCATTGGTGAAAATATGAACCTGCGACGTTACCAGGCGCTATCGGTGTCTTCTGGTATTGTTGCTTCTTATGTCCATACGGCAGTCAAGCCTGGCCTTGGTAAGATCGGTGTTCTTGTTGCGCTGGAATCCGAAGGTGATGTGGCTCGTCTTGAGGAAGTGGGCAAGCAGATCGCCATGCACGTTGCGGCTGCTAATCCGCAGTACCTTAATAAGGATCTGGTGGATACAGCTGCTTTGGACCGGGAGCGTGATGTGTTGGCCGATCAGGCCCGTGCATCCGGAAAGTCCGAGGACATCATTTCCAAGATGGTTGATGGTAGGCTGCGGAAGTTTTACGAAGAAGTGTGCTTGGTCGAGCAGATTTTTGTCATCGATGGTGAAACAAGAATTTCTGCCGTCATTGCCAATCTAGCCAAAGAACTTGGGAAGCCTGTGGAGCTGAAAGGCTTTGTGCGGTTTGCCTTGGGTGAGGGAGTAGAGAAGCAAGAATCCGACTTTGCTGCCGAGGTTGCTGCAGCTGCGGGACATGCTTGA
- the pyrH gene encoding UMP kinase: MFVLSACRRVMLKLSGEGLMGDREYGMDRAVIEAIARDVRSVVQGGVQVCLVIGGGNIFRGVSGAAQGMDRASADYMGMLATVMNALAVQNALEQMGVDTRVQSAIPMSAVCEPYIRRKAVRHMEKGRVVIFAAGTGNPFFTTDTGAALRAVEVNCDALLKATQVDGVYSADPRKDCNAKRYETLSYTEVLTKDLRVMDASAIALARENRLPVVVFNMHGNGAFAAVMRGEGRYTVISEEN; the protein is encoded by the coding sequence ATGTTTGTCCTGTCAGCCTGTCGCCGCGTTATGCTCAAGCTATCTGGCGAAGGATTGATGGGGGATCGTGAATACGGTATGGACCGTGCTGTCATTGAGGCGATTGCCCGTGATGTGCGGTCTGTTGTGCAGGGCGGTGTGCAGGTTTGCTTGGTGATCGGCGGCGGCAATATATTCCGCGGTGTTTCTGGTGCTGCACAAGGGATGGACCGTGCCAGTGCCGACTATATGGGAATGCTGGCTACGGTTATGAATGCGCTTGCCGTGCAGAATGCGCTGGAGCAGATGGGTGTTGATACCCGGGTCCAGTCTGCTATTCCCATGTCTGCTGTTTGCGAGCCTTATATTCGGCGCAAGGCTGTGCGTCACATGGAGAAGGGGCGTGTCGTCATTTTTGCAGCAGGTACAGGTAACCCGTTTTTCACAACAGATACAGGCGCGGCCTTGCGTGCTGTTGAGGTTAATTGTGACGCCTTGCTGAAGGCTACCCAAGTTGACGGCGTCTATTCTGCTGATCCAAGAAAAGATTGTAATGCCAAGCGGTATGAAACGCTGAGCTATACAGAGGTTCTGACAAAGGATTTGCGTGTCATGGATGCCTCAGCTATTGCGTTGGCACGTGAAAATCGCTTGCCTGTTGTTGTTTTTAACATGCATGGAAATGGTGCTTTTGCCGCTGTTATGCGTGGTGAGGGGCGCTATACTGTTATTTCCGAGGAGAATTGA
- the frr gene encoding ribosome recycling factor, whose product MEQAVEVMRKEFAGLRTGRAHISLLDPVQVEAYGQSMPLNQVGTVGSPEPRMLTVSVWDKGMVKAAEKAIRDAGLGLNPMADGQTIRIPVPPLTEERRQELTKVAAKYAETTRIAVRNVRRDGNDNLKKMEKDGLISQDELHTYTAEIQKMTDETIKSLDEVLDHKQKEIMQV is encoded by the coding sequence ATGGAGCAGGCCGTTGAGGTGATGAGAAAAGAGTTTGCCGGTTTGCGCACAGGACGTGCGCACATCAGCCTCCTTGATCCTGTGCAGGTTGAGGCTTATGGTCAGAGCATGCCATTGAACCAAGTGGGTACTGTTGGTTCTCCTGAGCCTAGGATGTTGACGGTCAGCGTTTGGGACAAGGGAATGGTCAAGGCAGCTGAGAAGGCTATTCGTGATGCCGGCCTTGGACTTAACCCCATGGCGGATGGCCAGACCATTCGCATTCCGGTCCCTCCCTTGACAGAGGAACGGCGCCAGGAATTGACGAAAGTTGCGGCCAAGTATGCAGAGACAACACGGATTGCCGTGCGTAATGTACGTCGTGACGGGAATGACAACCTGAAGAAAATGGAAAAAGATGGACTGATCTCACAGGATGAGCTTCATACTTATACCGCTGAAATACAGAAGATGACCGATGAGACGATCAAGTCCTTGGATGAGGTTCTTGATCATAAGCAGAAAGAGATCATGCAGGTATAG
- a CDS encoding isoprenyl transferase gives MHVAIIMDGNGRWAQKRGLPRVAGHKRGADAVKAVVEAAPSLGIDQLTLFGFSSENWKRPQSEVSALMGLLRLYLKSEISRLDAEGVRLRFMGDRCGLADDIAALMADAEERTAGNGLLDLVIAINYGSRAEIVSAVQKLAGMVRDGLLDAGSISEDLFSSSLMIPGLPDPDLLIRTSGEQRISNFLLWQCAYTEFVFTDVLWPDFNKAELAKCLQAFAGRDRRFGALTG, from the coding sequence TTGCATGTGGCAATCATCATGGATGGTAACGGTCGCTGGGCGCAGAAAAGAGGACTGCCCCGGGTGGCCGGTCACAAGCGTGGTGCTGACGCTGTAAAGGCTGTGGTTGAGGCTGCTCCCTCGCTTGGTATTGATCAGCTGACCTTGTTTGGCTTCTCGTCTGAGAACTGGAAGCGACCGCAGTCCGAGGTGTCTGCTTTGATGGGGTTGCTTCGTCTTTATCTAAAGTCTGAAATATCACGTCTGGATGCTGAGGGTGTGCGCCTGAGGTTTATGGGTGATCGCTGCGGATTGGCAGATGATATTGCTGCTCTGATGGCAGATGCAGAAGAAAGAACAGCTGGTAACGGTTTGCTCGATCTTGTGATCGCCATTAATTATGGCAGTCGGGCTGAGATTGTTTCAGCGGTTCAGAAGTTAGCCGGGATGGTCCGGGATGGGTTACTGGATGCAGGTTCAATTTCCGAGGATCTATTCTCATCTTCTTTGATGATTCCCGGTTTGCCCGATCCTGATCTTTTGATTCGGACCAGTGGTGAGCAAAGAATCAGTAATTTTCTCCTGTGGCAGTGTGCTTATACAGAGTTTGTTTTTACAGATGTCTTGTGGCCTGACTTCAATAAGGCTGAACTTGCAAAGTGTTTACAGGCTTTTGCAGGGCGGGACCGACGCTTTGGCGCCCTGACGGGCTGA
- a CDS encoding phosphatidate cytidylyltransferase: MLGARVCSALFLAPVVLLAVWFGDIAFSSVVALASALMIWEWDRMCRGRFGGCGMLAAGTTFVSALLAPHSPFISLGLVWVGTLVVAAFSRSGWLAMGVLYIGLPCLALSWLRGETDVWTLMWLLFVVWATDTGAYVFGRSIGGPKLAPRISPNKTWAGLLGGAVCAALTGAALPFILDMPGWLLALVLAALLAVVAQVGDLFESSVKRRFRVKDSSGIIPGHGGILDRLDGLVAAAPVVVLVVLALGGGLGSW; the protein is encoded by the coding sequence GTGTTAGGAGCCAGAGTCTGTTCGGCGTTGTTTCTTGCTCCTGTTGTTCTTTTGGCAGTCTGGTTTGGTGATATTGCCTTTTCATCTGTCGTTGCTCTTGCGTCTGCCTTGATGATCTGGGAGTGGGACAGAATGTGCAGGGGGCGTTTTGGTGGTTGCGGGATGCTTGCTGCCGGAACTACGTTTGTGTCTGCCCTGTTGGCACCTCATTCCCCCTTTATTTCCTTGGGGCTTGTATGGGTCGGAACGCTGGTTGTTGCGGCATTCAGCCGCTCAGGCTGGCTTGCCATGGGTGTGCTTTATATTGGCCTTCCGTGCCTTGCTCTTTCTTGGCTGCGTGGTGAGACTGATGTCTGGACTCTCATGTGGCTTTTATTTGTTGTATGGGCAACGGATACTGGGGCTTACGTTTTTGGGCGCTCTATCGGTGGCCCTAAACTTGCTCCACGGATCAGCCCCAATAAGACATGGGCTGGTTTGCTGGGTGGCGCGGTGTGTGCTGCTCTAACGGGTGCTGCGTTGCCATTTATTTTGGATATGCCGGGTTGGCTGCTTGCGTTGGTTCTTGCCGCACTTCTTGCTGTTGTGGCCCAAGTTGGCGATCTTTTTGAGTCTTCTGTGAAAAGACGCTTCAGGGTCAAGGACAGTAGTGGGATTATACCGGGACACGGTGGTATTTTGGATCGTCTTGATGGCCTTGTTGCTGCAGCGCCTGTTGTTGTTTTGGTTGTTCTTGCCTTGGGTGGAGGCTTGGGGTCTTGGTGA
- a CDS encoding 1-deoxy-D-xylulose-5-phosphate reductoisomerase, translating to MQRLLHRAEPVDSRRVSVLGSTGSVGTSTLDLLSANPERWHLVALVGNRNIDLLARQARAFHPEIVVTADPALYSDLKMAVAGTGVEVAAGGDAVIDAASRPADWIMSSVVGAAGLAPTLAAVRQGTVVALANKESLVCAGRLVMSEVARCGATLLPVDSEHSAIFQALDQSVADQVEKLTLTASGGPFRQFSVEQMRDVTPDEAVSHPVWSMGAKISVDSATMMNKGLELIEASHLFGVNEDCIDIVVHPQSVIHSMVSYKDGSILAQMGAPDMRIPIAFALGWPGRMEARTDRLDWHALGALTFEPPDENRFPALRLARLALRQGGGAPTVLNAANEIAVARFLDGSLRFTDIAAVVEETLARLSGCPEPEHLSDVLEVDRQAREIAVQMCQARLSGVASGRG from the coding sequence ATGCAACGCCTACTTCACCGTGCAGAGCCTGTTGATTCCCGTCGTGTATCTGTTCTTGGCTCGACGGGTTCGGTTGGTACAAGCACTCTTGATCTTCTGTCTGCCAACCCGGAGAGATGGCATCTCGTTGCCTTGGTTGGTAATCGTAACATTGACCTTTTGGCGCGGCAGGCTCGCGCCTTTCACCCTGAAATTGTTGTGACTGCGGATCCAGCTCTTTATTCTGACCTGAAGATGGCGGTGGCCGGTACAGGTGTCGAGGTTGCTGCAGGGGGGGATGCCGTTATTGATGCAGCCTCTAGGCCGGCTGACTGGATCATGTCGTCTGTTGTGGGGGCTGCTGGTCTTGCTCCGACCTTGGCCGCTGTTCGGCAAGGAACTGTTGTTGCTTTGGCAAACAAGGAATCGCTTGTTTGCGCAGGTCGCCTTGTTATGTCTGAGGTGGCGCGTTGCGGTGCAACTCTTTTGCCGGTCGATTCAGAGCATTCCGCCATTTTCCAGGCTCTTGACCAGTCTGTGGCGGATCAGGTTGAAAAATTGACGCTGACGGCTTCTGGTGGTCCTTTCCGCCAATTCTCTGTGGAGCAGATGCGCGATGTAACCCCGGATGAGGCTGTTTCTCACCCTGTTTGGTCTATGGGTGCGAAGATTTCGGTTGATTCTGCAACGATGATGAACAAGGGGCTGGAGCTGATTGAAGCCAGTCACCTGTTTGGTGTCAATGAAGACTGTATCGATATTGTTGTTCATCCGCAGTCCGTTATTCATTCCATGGTGTCTTACAAGGATGGATCTATCCTTGCGCAGATGGGTGCGCCGGATATGCGAATTCCGATTGCCTTTGCTCTTGGGTGGCCTGGCCGGATGGAGGCCCGTACGGATAGGCTGGACTGGCATGCCTTGGGGGCCTTGACGTTCGAGCCTCCTGACGAAAACCGTTTTCCCGCTCTTCGTCTTGCTCGTCTTGCCCTGCGTCAGGGTGGTGGTGCCCCGACTGTTCTTAATGCAGCCAATGAGATTGCTGTTGCTCGTTTTCTTGATGGTTCCTTGCGCTTTACCGATATTGCCGCTGTGGTCGAGGAAACGCTGGCCCGTCTTTCGGGCTGCCCGGAACCTGAGCATCTTTCCGATGTTCTGGAAGTTGACCGTCAGGCCCGCGAGATTGCGGTACAGATGTGTCAGGCCCGATTATCCGGAGTAGCTTCTGGTCGCGGTTGA